Part of the Streptomyces sp. RFCAC02 genome is shown below.
ATCATGAAGCGCACCGCGATGTCCCGCCCGGCTCTCGGGGCCGCCGGGCTGGTCCTCGGCCTCGGCCTGGTCACCGCCTGCGGTGGCGACGACGCCGGGGAGCAGGGCGACGGCGGTTCGAAGGACGTCACGCTCGTCACGCACGACTCCTTCGCGATCTCCGACGACGTGCTCGCCGAGTTCGAGCGGCAGAGCGGCTACACGGTGCACATCGTGCGCGGCGGCGACGCGGGCGTCGTCGTCAACCAGGCCGTGCTCTCGCAGGGCGCCCCCCAGGGCGACGTCCTCTTCGGTATCGACAACACGCTGCTGTCCCGCGCGCTGGACGAGGACGTCTTCACGCCGTACGAGCCGGCCGGGATCGACGCCGTCCCCGCCGACCTGCGCCTGGACGACGAGAACCGGGTCACCCCCGTCGACACGGGTGACATCTGCGTCAACTACGACCGCGCCTGGTTCGCCGACCACGGCGTCGAACCGCCCGCCACCCTGGAGGACCTGGCCGACCCCGCCTACCGCGACCTCCTCGTCGTGGAGAACGCCGCCACCTCGTCGCCCGGCCTCGGCTTCGTGCTGGCGACCGTCGCCGCCTTCGGCGAGGACGGCTTCGCGGACTACTGGGAGCGGCTCGCCGACAACGGCGTGGAGGTCGTCGACGGCTGGGAGCAGGCGTACAACGAGCGCTTCTCCGGTGCCGGGCAGGGCGGCGACCGGCCGCTCGTCGTCTCCTACGCGTCCAGCCCGCCCGCCGGCGTCGTCTACGGCGGTGACGAGCGTCCCGACGAGGCCCCCACCGGCGTCGCGACGGGAACGTGCTTCCGGCAGATCGAGTTCGCCGGCCTGCTGGACGGCGCGGAGAACCCCGAGGGCGGCCGCGCGCTCCTCGACTTCCTGATCGGCCGGGAGTTCCAGGAGGACATGCCGCTCACGATGTTCGTGCGCCCGGTGCTGCCTGACGCGGCGCTGCCGGAGGAGTTCACGCGTTACGGAGCGGTCGTCGACGACC
Proteins encoded:
- a CDS encoding thiamine ABC transporter substrate-binding protein, producing the protein MKRTAMSRPALGAAGLVLGLGLVTACGGDDAGEQGDGGSKDVTLVTHDSFAISDDVLAEFERQSGYTVHIVRGGDAGVVVNQAVLSQGAPQGDVLFGIDNTLLSRALDEDVFTPYEPAGIDAVPADLRLDDENRVTPVDTGDICVNYDRAWFADHGVEPPATLEDLADPAYRDLLVVENAATSSPGLGFVLATVAAFGEDGFADYWERLADNGVEVVDGWEQAYNERFSGAGQGGDRPLVVSYASSPPAGVVYGGDERPDEAPTGVATGTCFRQIEFAGLLDGAENPEGGRALLDFLIGREFQEDMPLTMFVRPVLPDAALPEEFTRYGAVVDDPYSMAPEEIAEGRDGWIDTWTSAVLG